A window of Planctomycetota bacterium genomic DNA:
CGCGATCGCGCTGGTGACGCTGACGGCGCTCGAGATCGTCCTGGGGATCGACAACATCGTGTTCATCGCGATCCTGGTGGGGCGCCTGCCCGAGCACCAGCGGGCGCGGGCGCGGACGCTCGGGTTGTCGCTGGCGCTCATCACGCGGATCGCCCTGCTGGCGACCATCACGGTGATCATCGGGCTTGCGAAGACCCCGCTGATCCCCGTGCCATTCATGCAGGAGACGCTGCACAACGCCGACGGAACGACCACCACGCAGGCGATGAACATCTCGGGACGCGACCTCATCCTGATCCTCGGCGGGCTGTTCCTGCTCGGGAAGGCGACGCTCGAGATCCACCACAAGATCGAGGGGCACGAGGAATCACACGCGGCGTCGGCGGCGCGGGCGGCGTTCGGCAAGATCATCTTCCAGATCCTCCTGATCGACATCGTGTTCTCGCTCGACTCGGTGATCACCGCGGTGGGCATGGCGCGGGCGCTGCCGGTCATGGTCGCGGCGGTGATGATCTCGGTGGGCGTGATGCTGGTCTTCGCCGGGCGCATCAGCCGCTTCATCGAGAAGCACCCGACGATGAAGATGCTCGCGCTCGCGTTCCTGCTCATGATCGGGATCGTGCTGGTGGCCGACGGGCTCGGGCAGCACATCTCGAAGGGGTACATCTACTTCGCGATGGCGTTCTCGC
This region includes:
- a CDS encoding TerC family protein is translated as MMHMLAEAGAAGWTLEGLFTWDNAIALVTLTALEIVLGIDNIVFIAILVGRLPEHQRARARTLGLSLALITRIALLATITVIIGLAKTPLIPVPFMQETLHNADGTTTTQAMNISGRDLILILGGLFLLGKATLEIHHKIEGHEESHAASAARAAFGKIIFQILLIDIVFSLDSVITAVGMARALPVMVAAVMISVGVMLVFAGRISRFIEKHPTMKMLALAFLLMIGIVLVADGLGQHISKGYIYFAMAFSLGVEVLNLLSRGKAAKAAAAAPD